The Dendropsophus ebraccatus isolate aDenEbr1 chromosome 3, aDenEbr1.pat, whole genome shotgun sequence genome includes a region encoding these proteins:
- the RFXANK gene encoding DNA-binding protein RFXANK isoform X1 has translation MGDHITDTAVCPTIDDQSIVILNIYPETQNGSDIEEEVTQLNVGPLKYSTTLTNRQRGNMVSVLPATLDSLSVQQLAAQGELTQLKEYLQKDDTFLNRPDERGFTPLMWAAAFGEIETVRYLLDMEADPHILAKERESALSLASTGGYSDIVTLLLNKKVDINIYDWNGGTPLLYAVRGNHVKCVEVLLERGADLTMEADSGYTPMDLAVALGHKKVQQVIESHILKLFQNQS, from the exons ATGGGAGACCATATTACAGATACCGCGGTCTGTCCCACTATTGATGATCAGAGCATTGTCATCTTAAATATTTATCCCGAAACCCAGAATGGCTCAGACATTGAGGAAGAGGTCACTCAGTTAAACG TTGGCCCATTGAAGTATTCCACAACTCTAACCAACAGACAGCGAGGAAACATGGTATCTGTATTACCAGCAACTCTGGACT CCCTTTCTGTACAGCAACTTGCAGCCCAAGGAGAGCTGACTCAATTAAAAGAATATTTGCAAAAAG ATGACACATTTTTAAACCGACCAGATGAGCGAGGATTTACTCCTTTAATGTGGGCGGCTGCTTTTGGTGAGATAGAGACTGTCCGCTACCTCCTGGATATG GAAGCAGACCCTCACATCTTGGCCAAGGAACGAGAAAGTGCCTTGTCTCTGGCAAGCACTGGAGGATATTCTGATATTGTGACTTTACTCCTGAATAAGAAAGTAGATATAAATATTTATGACTGG AATGGAGGAACACCATTACTGtatgcagtcagagggaatcatGTAAAATGTGTGGAGGTGTTGCTAG AGCGAGGAGCTGATTTAACAATGGAGGCAGATTCTGGATACACTCCAATGGATTTAGCTGTTGCGCTGGGACATAAAAAAG TTCAACAAGTAATTGAAAGTCACATCCTGAAGCTGTTTCAGAATCAATCATGA
- the RFXANK gene encoding DNA-binding protein RFXANK isoform X2: protein MGDHITDTAVCPTIDDQSIVILNIYPETQNGSDIEEEVTQLNVGPLKYSTTLTNRQRGNMVSVLPATLDSLSVQQLAAQGELTQLKEYLQKDDTFLNRPDERGFTPLMWAAAFGEIETVRYLLDMNGGTPLLYAVRGNHVKCVEVLLERGADLTMEADSGYTPMDLAVALGHKKVQQVIESHILKLFQNQS from the exons ATGGGAGACCATATTACAGATACCGCGGTCTGTCCCACTATTGATGATCAGAGCATTGTCATCTTAAATATTTATCCCGAAACCCAGAATGGCTCAGACATTGAGGAAGAGGTCACTCAGTTAAACG TTGGCCCATTGAAGTATTCCACAACTCTAACCAACAGACAGCGAGGAAACATGGTATCTGTATTACCAGCAACTCTGGACT CCCTTTCTGTACAGCAACTTGCAGCCCAAGGAGAGCTGACTCAATTAAAAGAATATTTGCAAAAAG ATGACACATTTTTAAACCGACCAGATGAGCGAGGATTTACTCCTTTAATGTGGGCGGCTGCTTTTGGTGAGATAGAGACTGTCCGCTACCTCCTGGATATG AATGGAGGAACACCATTACTGtatgcagtcagagggaatcatGTAAAATGTGTGGAGGTGTTGCTAG AGCGAGGAGCTGATTTAACAATGGAGGCAGATTCTGGATACACTCCAATGGATTTAGCTGTTGCGCTGGGACATAAAAAAG TTCAACAAGTAATTGAAAGTCACATCCTGAAGCTGTTTCAGAATCAATCATGA
- the BORCS8 gene encoding BLOC-1-related complex subunit 8 isoform X1: MEEQEMQIKVKKVTDKFTESMYVLANEPSVALYRLQEHVRRSLPELAQHKADMQNWEEQSQGSVYTVEYACSAVRSMTFSSVHFKSIEGLLKQAINLKHQLNAIQSRR; the protein is encoded by the exons ATGGAGGAGCAGGAGATGCAGATAAAGGTTAAGAAag TAACGGATAAGTTTACTGAGAGCATGTATGTCCTCGCCAATGAGCCTTCTGTGGCTTTATATAGGCTTCAAGAACATGTCCGCCGGTCTCTTCCAGAACTGGCTCAGCACAAG GCAGATATGCAGAACTGGGAAGAACAAagtcaggggtctgtatacaccgTGGAGTATGCATGCAG TGCTGTTAGAAGTATGACATTTAGCAGTGTGCATTTCAAGAGCATTGAAGGCCTCCTGAAACAAGCTATTAATCTAAAGCATCAGCTAAATGCTATCCAGAGCCGCAGGTAG
- the BORCS8 gene encoding BLOC-1-related complex subunit 8 isoform X2 — protein MYVLANEPSVALYRLQEHVRRSLPELAQHKADMQNWEEQSQGSVYTVEYACSAVRSMTFSSVHFKSIEGLLKQAINLKHQLNAIQSRR, from the exons ATGTATGTCCTCGCCAATGAGCCTTCTGTGGCTTTATATAGGCTTCAAGAACATGTCCGCCGGTCTCTTCCAGAACTGGCTCAGCACAAG GCAGATATGCAGAACTGGGAAGAACAAagtcaggggtctgtatacaccgTGGAGTATGCATGCAG TGCTGTTAGAAGTATGACATTTAGCAGTGTGCATTTCAAGAGCATTGAAGGCCTCCTGAAACAAGCTATTAATCTAAAGCATCAGCTAAATGCTATCCAGAGCCGCAGGTAG